From the genome of Macrobrachium nipponense isolate FS-2020 chromosome 29, ASM1510439v2, whole genome shotgun sequence, one region includes:
- the LOC135206256 gene encoding cell surface glycoprotein 1-like isoform X5 has protein sequence MDPVVECIKTVEQPPTAETNGLSGHVPDPKMEALSDAPKEESPAAVPSGKAGALVEPTKEEIPATEPAKEEVPATEPAKEEVPATEPAKEEVPATEPAKEEVPATEPAKEEVPATEPPKKISEEVSPKEESALPKGEISVFPITDAPPVTVASEVVIAKPSKEGAPVPLHGAHAVKLEPEMAAHSEEEIATPEHHDKSVSSEPRAETTTTAVLIETEPSATPQKEEEQALPLSSEQEAKAEEPKEEEKKEEAAPVAAAPAEKPEEAAPAPAQEEKKEAAPVVEAPKEEAAPVKEDTAPAPSEEPQVQDTAPVEETPEAEAEPLVVIDSAPVVKSEPVQEQLVVIDSAPVVKSEPVQEPLNESEPAPVVESEPSLVEPEPAPVVELEPAPVVELEPAPIVELEPAPVVELEPAPVKSEPVVESESAPVSEPVVELKAEPLVELAPTPLVELEPAPVVELAPIPVAEPEPAPVIESASPVDLSETVPVEAPAAVEPTPVHESAPVLESAACEEPKEEVPAAEPATEQIEEPKVAAEEVAAAPAEEKKEEKVEAAPAETKVPAAEPVKEEKKAEVEETVATTEAPVVESQPEQGVPEEPAQVQEESSPAVEKAPEPEVTPSVAEAVPEQEAAPVVQEESAAVKEESSTVEESTPVIEISTLANEVSTSVVQESTPAEEPAPVAEESPVQEPAHIEEVTTPTQQSEITPSSELTTEQSADQDTTQQVHEAAANPVAKPKTGKQRKGKKTEAEEKKVEE, from the exons ATGGATCCTGTTGTAGAATGTATCAAAACTGTTGAACAGCCTCCTACTGCAGAAACAAACGGTCTAAGTGGCCATGTTCCGGATCCCAAAATGGAGGCTCTGTCAGACGCTCCTAAGGAGGAGTCTCCTGCAGCAGTTCCGAGCGGTAAAGCTGGTGCTCTTGTAGAACCTACCAAGGAGGAGATCCCTGCCACTGAACCTGCCAAGGAAGAGGTCCCTGCCACTGAACCTGCCAAGGAAGAGGTCCCTGCCACTGAACCTGCCAAGGAAGAGGTCCCTGCCACTGAACCTGCCAAGGAAGAGGTCCCTGCCACTGAACCTGCCAAGGAAGAGGTCCCTGCCActgaaccccccaaaaaaatttctGAGGAAGTGTCGCCCAAAGAAGAATCTGCTCTTCCAAAAGGGGAAATTTCTGTGTTCCCCATCACAGATGCACCTCCAGTAACAGTGGCTTCTGAAGTAGTTATTGCTAAACCCTCGAAAGAGGGAGCACCAGTGCCCCTACATGGTGCCCATGCCGTAAAGCTTGAACCTGAAATGGCTGCCCATAGTGAGGAAGAAATTGCTACTCCAGAACATCATGATAAATCTGTTTCTTCTGAACCTAGGGCAGAGACGACCACCACAGCTGTATTAATTGAAACTGAACCTTCTGCCACTCCTCAAAAGGAGGAAGAGCAAGCATTGCCCCTCTCCTCTGAACAGGAA GCCAAGGCTGAGGAAccaaaggaagaggaaaagaaagaggaggCTGCCCCCGTTGCTGCCGCCCCAGCAGAAAAGCCCGAGGAAGCTGCTCCCGCCCCAGcccaggaggagaagaaggaagctGCCCCTGTAGTGGAAGCCCCCAAAGAAGAGGCAGCGCCTGTTAAGGAG GATACAGCTCCAGCACCCTCTGAGGAACCCCAAGTCCAAGATACTGCACCTGTAGAAGAAACtccagaagcagaagcagagccACTTGTAGTCATTGATAGTGCCCCAGTTGTTAAATCAGAACCAGTTCAGGAGCAACTTGTAGTCATTGATAGTGCCCCAGTTGTTAAATCAGAACCAGTTCAGGAGCCACTTAATGAATCAGAGCCTGCCCCTGTAGTCGAATCAGAACCATCCTTAGTTGAACCAGAGCCTGCCCCAGTTGTTGAATTAGAGCCTGCCCCAGTTGTTGAATTAGAGCCTGCTCCAATTGTTGAATTAGAGCCTGCCCCAGTTGTTGAATTAGAGCCTGCCCCAGTTAAATCAGAACCAGTTGTTGAGTCAGAGTCCGCCCCAGTATCAGAACCAGTCGTTGAACTGAAGGCAGAACCACTTGTTGAGTTGGCTCCCACCCCATTAGTTGAACTAGAGCCTGCCCCAGTTGTTGAATTGGCCCCCATCCCAGTTGCTGAACCAGAGCCTGCTCCAGTTATTgaatctgcttctccagttgatCTAAGTGAGACAGTGCCTGTTGAAGCACCCGCTGCTGTTGAACCCACACCCGTCCATGAATCCGCGCCTGTTTTAGAATCTGCTGCTTGTGAA GAACCAAAGGAAGAGGTCCCTGCTGCTGAACCTGCCACTGAACAGATAGAG GAACCCAAAGTTGCTGCTGAAGAAGTTGCTGCTGCACCTGctgaagagaagaaagaagagaag GTGGAAGCTGCCCCTGCTGAAACAAAAGTCCCCGCTGCTGAACCtgtgaaggaagaaaagaaggcaGAG GTGGAGGAAACCGTTGCCACTACAGAGGCTCCTGTTGTAGAGTCTCAGCCAGAGCAGGGAGTCCCTGAGGAACCTGCCCAAGTCCAGGAGGAATCCTCCCCTGCAGTAGAGAAGGCCCCTGAACCAGAGGTTACCCCTTCAGTAGCAGAAGCAGTTCCTGAGCAGGAGGCTGCTCCTGTTGTTCAGGAAGAAAGTGCAGCTGTTAAGGAGGAAAGTTCTACAGTTGAGGAAAGTACTCCAGTAATAGAAATAAGCACTCTTGCTAATGAGGTTAGCACTTCTGTAGTACAGGAAAGCACTCCTGCTGAGGAACCTGCCCCTGTTGCGGAGGAAAGCCCTGTTCAGGAGCCTGCTCACATTGAAGAAGTAACCACACCAACACAACAATCCGAAATTACTCCGTCCAGTGAGTTGACAACAGAACAGAGTGCAGATCAGGATACCACACAACAG GTTCATGAGGCTGCTGCAAATCCTGTAGCTAAACCTAAGACAGGAAAACAGAGGAAGGGGAAG aaaactgaagCTGAGGAGaagaaagttgaagaataa
- the LOC135206256 gene encoding cell surface glycoprotein 1-like isoform X18 produces the protein MECIRWLFSKFAKKAQPAKKAKAEEPKEEEKKEEAAPVAAAPAEKPEEAAPAPAQEEKKEAAPVVEAPKEEAAPVKEDTAPAPSEEPQVQDTAPVEETPEAEAEPLVVIDSAPVVKSEPVQEQLVVIDSAPVVKSEPVQEPLNESEPAPVVESEPSLVEPEPAPVVELEPAPVVELEPAPIVELEPAPVVELEPAPVKSEPVVESESAPVSEPVVELKAEPLVELAPTPLVELEPAPVVELAPIPVAEPEPAPVIESASPVDLSETVPVEAPAAVEPTPVHESAPVLESAACEEPKEEVPAAEPATEQIEEPKVAAEEVAAAPAEEKKEEKVEAAPAETKVPAAEPVKEEKKAEVEETVATTEAPVVESQPEQGVPEEPAQVQEESSPAVEKAPEPEVTPSVAEAVPEQEAAPVVQEESAAVKEESSTVEESTPVIEISTLANEVSTSVVQESTPAEEPAPVAEESPVQEPAHIEEVTTPTQQSEITPSSELTTEQSADQDTTQQVHEAAANPVAKPKTGKQRKGKKTEAEEKKVEE, from the exons GCCAAGGCTGAGGAAccaaaggaagaggaaaagaaagaggaggCTGCCCCCGTTGCTGCCGCCCCAGCAGAAAAGCCCGAGGAAGCTGCTCCCGCCCCAGcccaggaggagaagaaggaagctGCCCCTGTAGTGGAAGCCCCCAAAGAAGAGGCAGCGCCTGTTAAGGAG GATACAGCTCCAGCACCCTCTGAGGAACCCCAAGTCCAAGATACTGCACCTGTAGAAGAAACtccagaagcagaagcagagccACTTGTAGTCATTGATAGTGCCCCAGTTGTTAAATCAGAACCAGTTCAGGAGCAACTTGTAGTCATTGATAGTGCCCCAGTTGTTAAATCAGAACCAGTTCAGGAGCCACTTAATGAATCAGAGCCTGCCCCTGTAGTCGAATCAGAACCATCCTTAGTTGAACCAGAGCCTGCCCCAGTTGTTGAATTAGAGCCTGCCCCAGTTGTTGAATTAGAGCCTGCTCCAATTGTTGAATTAGAGCCTGCCCCAGTTGTTGAATTAGAGCCTGCCCCAGTTAAATCAGAACCAGTTGTTGAGTCAGAGTCCGCCCCAGTATCAGAACCAGTCGTTGAACTGAAGGCAGAACCACTTGTTGAGTTGGCTCCCACCCCATTAGTTGAACTAGAGCCTGCCCCAGTTGTTGAATTGGCCCCCATCCCAGTTGCTGAACCAGAGCCTGCTCCAGTTATTgaatctgcttctccagttgatCTAAGTGAGACAGTGCCTGTTGAAGCACCCGCTGCTGTTGAACCCACACCCGTCCATGAATCCGCGCCTGTTTTAGAATCTGCTGCTTGTGAA GAACCAAAGGAAGAGGTCCCTGCTGCTGAACCTGCCACTGAACAGATAGAG GAACCCAAAGTTGCTGCTGAAGAAGTTGCTGCTGCACCTGctgaagagaagaaagaagagaag GTGGAAGCTGCCCCTGCTGAAACAAAAGTCCCCGCTGCTGAACCtgtgaaggaagaaaagaaggcaGAG GTGGAGGAAACCGTTGCCACTACAGAGGCTCCTGTTGTAGAGTCTCAGCCAGAGCAGGGAGTCCCTGAGGAACCTGCCCAAGTCCAGGAGGAATCCTCCCCTGCAGTAGAGAAGGCCCCTGAACCAGAGGTTACCCCTTCAGTAGCAGAAGCAGTTCCTGAGCAGGAGGCTGCTCCTGTTGTTCAGGAAGAAAGTGCAGCTGTTAAGGAGGAAAGTTCTACAGTTGAGGAAAGTACTCCAGTAATAGAAATAAGCACTCTTGCTAATGAGGTTAGCACTTCTGTAGTACAGGAAAGCACTCCTGCTGAGGAACCTGCCCCTGTTGCGGAGGAAAGCCCTGTTCAGGAGCCTGCTCACATTGAAGAAGTAACCACACCAACACAACAATCCGAAATTACTCCGTCCAGTGAGTTGACAACAGAACAGAGTGCAGATCAGGATACCACACAACAG GTTCATGAGGCTGCTGCAAATCCTGTAGCTAAACCTAAGACAGGAAAACAGAGGAAGGGGAAG aaaactgaagCTGAGGAGaagaaagttgaagaataa